From a region of the Plodia interpunctella isolate USDA-ARS_2022_Savannah chromosome 13, ilPloInte3.2, whole genome shotgun sequence genome:
- the LOC128674806 gene encoding rRNA N6-adenosine-methyltransferase ZCCHC4 → MKMVKKRKLETKPPTAKQSPVEVIVEDVTSHPLCLHGPTLLFSSEKGRYYACASCRNKKDCSLHIDEEDWQKENVRKRNEKYYSLIPKIDKNAAWKNCNEVKSQHASNRAYCSTCQELYIVSQSKKHSKDHRVVTPLTNEQLARPSSWLPALENDDVEAQYLFTKKSVSTVLGILRNNNIKNILCVGTPSVHEAAQLSPEFESLLLDYDNRHHQFHAPSKYIWYNMFNNFMFNGNNDEKVLKKFLRKSREGGICIVMDPPFAGRVEPLVQTVRDLSAMYRNICEKPKDEPVPVLWAFPYFAEPYITNLMPEIRMHDYQIEYENHKKFHNKSKSSRKFGSPVRFFTNLPLETIDLSNDSNYKKCDKCNFWVSAKNNHCGKCNECTSKNGMTYRHCSVCKRCVKPTFFHCKTCERCCQQKDHVCGVVVESQSCFNCREKGHKRSNCPQIQESGRAKKKRIHA, encoded by the exons ATGAAAATGGTCAAAAAAAGGAAACTTGAGACAAAACCACCCACTGCAAAACAATCTCCGGTTGAAGTTATAGTGGAAGACGTTACTTCTCACCCTTTATGTCTTCATGGACCAACCTTATTATTTTCCTCTGAAAAGGGGCGGTATTATGCGTGTGCATCgtgtagaaataaaaaagattgttCCTTACATATTGACGAAGAGGATTGGCAGAAGGAAAACGTGCGAAAACGCAATGAAAAGTACTACAGTTTAATTCCTAAGATTGATAAGAATGCAGCAtggaaaaattgtaatgag GTTAAGTCCCAACACGCCTCAAACCGAGCCTACTGTAGCACTTGTCAGGAACTGTATATTGTATCTCAAAGCAAGAAACATTCCAAAGACCATAGAGTCGTCACTCCTTTGACCAACGAGCAACTAGCTCGCCCCTCATCATGGTTGCCAGCTTTGGAAAATGATGATGTTGAAGCACAGTACTTGTTTACGAAGAAATCAGTGAGCACTGTATTGGGAATACTTCGgaataacaatattaa GAATATCCTCTGTGTAGGCACACCCTCAGTGCACGAGGCGGCCCAACTCAGTCCAGAATTTGAATCTTTGCTATTGGACTATGACAACAGACACCATCAATTCCACGCACCAAGCAAATACATTTGGTATAACATGTTCAACAATTTTATGTTCAATGGAAATAATGATGAAAAGGTGCTGAAGAAGTTTTTGAGAAAATCTAG AGAAGGTGGTATATGTATAGTAATGGACCCCCCATTTGCGGGTCGAGTGGAGCCTCTAGTCCAAACTGTCAGGGATCTCTCAGCAATGTACAGGAATATCTGTGAGAAACCTAAAGACGAGCCTGTTCCGGTGTTGTGGGCATTTCCTTACTTTGCTGAGCCATATATAACAAACTTGATGCCAGAAATAAGAATGCATGATTATCAg ATTGAATACGAGAACCACAAGAAATTCCACAACAAATCGAAGAGCAGCCGTAAATTTGGATCGCCTGTGCGATTCTTCACTAACCTGCCGCTGGAGACCATTGACCTGTCCAATGACAGCAACTATAAGAAGTGTGATAAATGCAACTTTTGGGTCTCCGCGAAGAATAACCACTGCGGTAAATGCAACGAGTGTACGAGTAAGAATGGGATGACTTACAGGCATTGCAGCGTGTGTAAGCGGTGTGTGAAGCCAACGTTTTTCCATTGCAAGACTTGTGAGCGGTGTTGCCAACAGAAGGACCATGTTTGTGGGGTCGTTGTTGAGAGTCA
- the LOC128674737 gene encoding putative nuclease HARBI1, whose translation MGKYLGQTTVSKYITEVTNALNNRNILSKFIKFPTNRAERDIIRQKFYTQYGFPGVLGCIDGSHFHIFSPPKDVEHLFFCRKHYYSLNVQMVCDSDGRILNINSRYGGATHDAFIWENSAVNEFMQRLDQSNEHTWLLGDSGYPQRPWLMTPITDAAENSPEAKYTSVHGRTRVVIENTFGRLKNRWRCLSKDRTLHYKPEKCARIITACSVLHNLALQFNVPDPESDSEQVSEIEDVLRPVAPEERADTGRDLLIRGRAIRTQLVRRINSLH comes from the exons ATGGGCAAATATTTAGGGCAGACCACAGtcagtaaatatataacagaGGTTACTAATGCCCTAAAtaacagaaatatattaaGCAAGTTCATAAAATTTCCTACCAATAGAGCTGAAAGAGATATCATCAGGCAAAa GTTTTATACACAATATGGATTTCCCGGCGTTCTTGGGTGCATAGATGGATCACATTTCCATATATTTTCACCACCAAAGGATGTGGAACATCTTTTCTTTTGTcgaaaacattattattccTTAAATGTGCAAAtg GTATGTGACAGCGATGGgcgaattttaaatattaattcgcGTTATGGTGGAGCTACACACGATGCATTCATTTGGGAGAATAGTGCCGTGAATGAATTTATGCAAAGACTTGACCAAAGTAATGAACATACATGGCTTCTAG GTGATTCTGGATATCCGCAAAGACCTTGGCTGATGACACCTATTACCGACGCAGCTGAAAATAGTCCTGAAGCTAAATATACCTCCGTTCATGGTCGAACAAGGGTGGTTATTGAAAACACCTTTGGACGATTGAAAAATCGCTGGAGATGTCTCAGCAAGGATCGGACTTTGCATTATAAGCCTGAGAAATGTGCAAGAATTATAACTGCATGTAGTGTTTTACACAACTTGGCCCTTCAATTTAATGTTCCTGATCCTGAGTCTGATTCTGAACAAGTTTCAGAGATCGAGGACGTTTTAAGACCTGTGGCACCAGAGGAAAGGGCAGACACTGGAAGGGATTTACTGATTAGGGGCAGAGCAATACGAACTCAGTTGGTACGAAGAATCAATAGTTTACATTAA